A single region of the Phycisphaerae bacterium RAS1 genome encodes:
- a CDS encoding ATP cone domain protein produces the protein MNKPSPLIVTKRDGTVEAFSLAKLRCSIATVMENASYDPRLGGPLSKAVAAHLQELPEGRPPSTDYVYRCVQSVLRQTGLSDVAELLDNHRRQRRARRQRLIVLDPAHTGRGRSRWRKEALVARLRRDHDLGSAAARFIAGRVEARVFELNAQQLEAAALTDVLARELAAWGLGEDPVSATPAASGGQAASIAGPASRKEE, from the coding sequence GTGAACAAGCCCAGCCCGCTGATTGTCACGAAGCGCGATGGCACCGTGGAGGCCTTTTCACTGGCCAAGCTGCGATGCTCGATCGCGACCGTGATGGAGAACGCGTCGTATGACCCGCGGCTGGGCGGCCCGCTCTCGAAGGCCGTCGCCGCGCATTTACAGGAGCTTCCCGAGGGACGCCCTCCCAGCACGGATTACGTCTACCGCTGTGTGCAGAGCGTACTGCGGCAGACCGGTCTTTCCGATGTCGCCGAGTTGCTGGACAACCACCGCCGCCAGCGGCGAGCCCGTCGGCAGCGGCTGATCGTATTGGACCCGGCGCACACCGGTCGCGGGCGCTCGCGCTGGCGGAAGGAAGCACTCGTCGCCCGGCTGCGGCGCGACCACGACCTGGGCTCGGCGGCGGCACGGTTTATTGCCGGCCGCGTCGAAGCGCGGGTGTTCGAGTTGAACGCGCAGCAGCTTGAGGCGGCGGCCCTCACCGATGTTCTGGCGCGGGAGCTGGCCGCCTGGGGTCTTGGCGAAGATCCCGTGTCGGCGACTCCCGCCGCGAGCGGCGGACAGGCGGCGTCAATCGCCGGCCCCGCGTCGCGCAAGGAGGAATGA
- the nrdR_2 gene encoding Transcriptional repressor NrdR — protein MRCPFCKADNDKVIDSRSTEAAHSIRRRRMCVTCNRRFTTYERVEDTVKLAVIKRDGSRMPYDRQKIFESVRQAAYKRPISSERLDQIVDEVEEFLVSNFEKEVSSQTIGERVSAVLRRVDKVAYVRFASVYRQFEDVGDFIDEARDVIERSSEDIPGQQNLFEGPPVP, from the coding sequence ATGCGGTGCCCGTTCTGTAAGGCCGACAACGACAAGGTCATCGATTCGCGGTCGACCGAAGCGGCGCATTCGATCCGACGGCGGCGAATGTGTGTGACGTGTAACCGGCGTTTCACGACGTACGAACGCGTCGAGGACACGGTCAAGCTGGCGGTGATCAAGCGCGACGGCTCGCGCATGCCGTATGACCGGCAGAAGATCTTCGAAAGCGTCCGGCAAGCGGCTTACAAGCGGCCCATCTCTTCCGAGCGGCTGGATCAGATCGTTGACGAGGTCGAAGAGTTCCTCGTCAGTAATTTCGAGAAAGAAGTCTCCAGTCAGACGATCGGCGAGCGCGTATCGGCGGTGCTGCGGCGAGTGGACAAAGTGGCGTACGTGCGCTTCGCGAGCGTTTATCGTCAGTTCGAGGATGTGGGCGACTTCATAGACGAGGCGCGGGACGTCATCGAGCGGTCATCCGAAGACATCCCGGGCCAGCAAAATCTCTTTGAGGGTCCTCCGGTCCCGTGA
- the potH gene encoding Putrescine transport system permease protein PotH → MRSGVIGTGLSLLLLLVLALTLVTPIVAVVAGGFTDGGHFTLQWFRDALDYELYRTGLWNSVWLAFYATLLCLIISIPLALMAENFQFAGKRVWLALIQVPMILPPFVGALGMKGILSRNGGINSVLAWLGWIDPTNPIDWLNYPFWSCVVLEALYLYPITFLNVQAALANIDPALDEAARNLGAGPWRRFWKITLPLMRPGIFAGSTIVFIWSFTELGTPLMVGYGDVTAVQVFRELETTNPAGDSYALVVLLLVASVALYMVGKMLLGRPGAAMMAKATVASAPARPGLFGTLLVTLPFAFVFFVAFLPHIGVILASISSTGMLEVDPDKLTLKHHTALLGELAALGQPGRGMAALSVLNSFKYAIIATAIDLVLGFVIAYLAVRRRSWLTSLLDGLSMLPLAVPGLVMAFGYFALTQGDSPVAFLNPLRNDPTPLLVIAYAVRRLPFQVRSCAAGLEQMSVALEEASLNLGAGPVRTIWKVTIPLLTANFIAGGLLVFSRSMLEVSDSLMLAFDQSTFPLTKAIWYLAAIPQNGVETASALGVWGMVILIITIAGASLALGKRLGALFRV, encoded by the coding sequence ATGCGCAGCGGCGTGATCGGCACCGGCCTCAGCTTGCTCCTGCTATTGGTCCTCGCGCTGACGCTGGTCACGCCGATCGTGGCGGTTGTGGCCGGCGGGTTCACCGACGGCGGCCACTTCACGCTGCAGTGGTTCAGAGACGCGCTGGATTACGAGCTGTACCGCACGGGATTGTGGAACAGCGTCTGGCTGGCGTTTTACGCGACGCTGCTCTGCCTCATCATCTCGATCCCACTGGCGCTGATGGCCGAGAATTTCCAGTTCGCCGGCAAGCGCGTCTGGCTGGCGCTGATCCAGGTGCCGATGATCCTGCCCCCGTTCGTCGGCGCGCTGGGAATGAAGGGCATTCTCTCACGCAACGGCGGAATCAACTCCGTGCTGGCATGGCTGGGGTGGATCGATCCGACCAATCCGATCGACTGGCTGAATTACCCCTTCTGGTCGTGCGTCGTGCTCGAGGCGCTTTACCTCTACCCGATCACGTTTCTGAACGTGCAGGCGGCCCTCGCCAATATCGACCCGGCCCTGGATGAGGCGGCCCGGAATCTGGGCGCCGGGCCGTGGCGGCGATTCTGGAAAATCACGTTGCCGCTCATGCGGCCGGGCATCTTCGCGGGCTCGACCATCGTGTTCATCTGGTCCTTCACCGAGCTGGGCACGCCGCTGATGGTCGGATATGGCGATGTAACGGCCGTGCAGGTTTTCCGCGAGCTGGAGACGACCAACCCGGCCGGGGATTCCTATGCGCTCGTCGTGTTGCTGCTGGTCGCAAGCGTCGCGCTGTACATGGTCGGCAAGATGCTGCTCGGACGGCCAGGCGCCGCCATGATGGCCAAGGCGACCGTGGCCAGCGCGCCGGCCCGGCCGGGCCTTTTCGGCACGCTGCTCGTCACGCTGCCCTTCGCCTTTGTTTTCTTCGTCGCGTTTCTGCCGCACATCGGCGTGATCCTCGCCAGCATCAGCTCGACCGGAATGCTCGAGGTCGACCCGGACAAGCTCACGCTCAAGCATCACACCGCACTGCTGGGCGAGCTGGCCGCGCTGGGCCAGCCGGGCCGCGGGATGGCGGCCCTGAGCGTTCTCAACAGCTTCAAATACGCCATTATCGCCACCGCGATCGACCTCGTGCTGGGGTTCGTCATCGCATATCTGGCGGTGCGGCGGCGATCGTGGCTGACGTCACTGCTCGATGGCCTGTCCATGTTGCCGCTGGCCGTGCCCGGGTTGGTGATGGCGTTCGGGTACTTCGCGCTGACGCAGGGCGACTCGCCCGTCGCGTTCCTGAATCCGTTGCGTAACGATCCTACGCCGCTCTTGGTGATCGCCTACGCCGTCCGGCGGCTGCCATTCCAGGTGCGGTCGTGCGCGGCGGGGCTGGAGCAGATGTCGGTGGCGCTGGAGGAGGCCTCGCTGAATCTGGGGGCCGGCCCGGTACGGACGATCTGGAAGGTGACGATCCCGCTGCTGACGGCAAACTTCATCGCCGGCGGGCTGCTGGTCTTCAGCCGCTCAATGCTCGAGGTCTCCGACAGCCTGATGCTGGCGTTTGATCAAAGCACATTTCCGCTCACAAAGGCAATCTGGTACCTGGCCGCGATTCCGCAAAACGGGGTGGAGACGGCGTCGGCGCTGGGTGTGTGGGGCATGGTGATTCTTATCATCACGATCGCGGGGGCGTCGCTGGCGCTGGGCAAGCGGCTGGGGGCGTTGTTTCGGGTTTGA